From a region of the Paenibacillus sp. FSL R10-2734 genome:
- a CDS encoding glycoside hydrolase family 88 protein has product MWSSAIEDAVDKVRKNIDRFGGRFPHVSRNGTYQLNNNDDWTNGFWSGMLWLCYEYTQDESFRIAASHTVEDFHRRFAAKTVLDHHDIGFLYSLSSKAQWIIDKDESARQLTLQAADLLLKRWRTGGGYIQAWGPEGDAQEGGRIIIDCLLNLPLLYWAEQQTGDPVYRQVAVMQADKTKRYLVRGDDSSYHTFFFDQKTGEPIGGATHQGYTNGSTWTRGQAWGVYGFALSYRYTKDPLYLETSKRMARYFLEHLPQDHVAYWDFNAPVSADTYRDSSASAIVAAGLQELLELMDEEDPERAYLQQGLIQSMTSLVQNYSTIGEDAEGLLKHGSYHVRGDLSPDDFMIWGDYFYLEALLRLQKGSKGYWYER; this is encoded by the coding sequence ATGTGGAGCAGTGCCATTGAAGATGCAGTAGACAAGGTACGTAAGAATATAGATCGATTCGGAGGTAGGTTCCCTCATGTCAGCAGGAATGGAACTTACCAGCTCAATAACAATGACGATTGGACCAATGGATTCTGGAGCGGCATGCTGTGGTTGTGCTATGAATATACGCAGGATGAAAGCTTTCGTATCGCGGCATCTCATACCGTAGAGGATTTTCACCGTCGTTTCGCGGCAAAGACGGTTCTTGATCACCACGACATCGGATTCTTGTATTCGTTATCCTCCAAGGCCCAGTGGATTATAGATAAAGACGAATCCGCGCGTCAGTTGACACTGCAGGCGGCAGACCTGCTGTTGAAACGCTGGCGTACAGGCGGTGGTTATATTCAGGCTTGGGGCCCAGAGGGAGATGCCCAGGAAGGTGGGCGCATCATTATTGATTGTCTGTTGAATCTTCCTCTTCTGTACTGGGCGGAACAACAGACCGGTGATCCCGTATACCGGCAGGTGGCGGTCATGCAGGCGGATAAAACGAAACGTTATCTGGTGCGGGGAGATGACAGCTCCTACCATACGTTTTTCTTCGACCAGAAGACCGGAGAGCCGATCGGCGGTGCCACGCACCAGGGCTATACTAACGGATCGACCTGGACGCGCGGGCAGGCCTGGGGCGTCTACGGTTTTGCATTATCTTACCGCTATACGAAGGATCCGTTGTATTTGGAAACGTCCAAGCGGATGGCCCGCTATTTTCTGGAACATTTGCCACAGGATCATGTCGCTTACTGGGATTTTAATGCTCCAGTGTCCGCGGATACTTACCGGGATAGCTCGGCTTCTGCAATTGTTGCGGCTGGACTGCAGGAACTGCTGGAGCTAATGGATGAGGAAGATCCCGAACGAGCTTATTTACAGCAGGGATTAATACAGTCGATGACTTCACTTGTGCAGAACTATTCCACGATCGGTGAAGACGCGGAGGGGCTGCTGAAGCATGGTTCTTACCATGTGCGTGGCGATCTGTCACCGGATGATTTCATGATCTGGGGAGATTATTTCTATCTCGAAGCGTTACTACGACTGCAAAAAGGTAGCAAGGGGTATTGGTATGAACGCTGA